From the Acidovorax sp. NCPPB 3576 genome, the window TTCATGCCCGGCAAGCGCGGCTTCACTCACTGCGTTGGCAGTTGAAGGGCCAGACCTCCAATCGGCCTTCACCGCAATCAATACTAGGGCGTGTTGCTATATTTTTTATAGCATCAGGCCTTTTTCGACTGGCGGCATATCGGCCATCCGGCAGGGCGGGCCAGGGATACCGAGCATGCCCGGCGCCCGCTGGCCGGTTAGGCTGCGCGCCCCACCGCCCTTGGATTGCCCGCCATGTCCGTCAGTGTTTTCGATCTGTTCAAGATCGGTATCGGTCCCTCCAGTTCCCACACCGTCGGGCCCATGATCGCGGCGCGGCAGTTTGCCGTGGCCGTGCAGGAATCCGTGGGCCTGGCCCCCGTGCACCGCGTGGTGGTGGAGCTGTTCGGCTCACTGGCCGCCACCGGCATCGGCCACGGCACCGACCGCGCCGTGCTGCTGGGCCTGGCCGGGTACGAGCCCGACCGGATCGATCCGGACCGGATCGGCCCCACGGTGCAAGCCATCCGGGCGGGCGGCCAGATCGACCTGCTGGGCACGCACCGCATCGCCTTCATCGAAAAGGACCACCTGCTGTTTCGGCGCAAGAGCCTGCCGTTCCATCCCAATGGACTGAGCTTTCATGCCCATGGCGCGCAAGGCGAGCTGCTGCTCACGCGCACCTACTATTCGGTGGGAGGCGGCTTCGTGGTGGACGAAGGCGGCCAGCGCGTGCTCAACAGCGTCGCGGCCCTGGACGACGGCGCCGCGGGCTCGGGCGTGGGCCTGCCCCATCCCTACCGCACCGCGGCCGATCTGCTGGCCCAGTGTGCGGCCACGGGGCAGAGCATCGCCGCCGTGACGCTGGCCAACGAAGGGCACTGGCACAGCAGCGCGCACGTGCGCCAGCGCCTGCTGCAGATCTGGCAGACCATGGCCGGCGCCGTGCAGCGCGGCTGCGCCAGCCATGGCAGCCTGCCCGGCCCCATGCGGCTGCAGCGCCGCGCGGGCCAGTTGCACCAGACGCTGTCCGGCCGCGCCGAAGAGGCGCTGCGCGATCCGCTGTCGATGCTGGACTGGATCAACCTCTACGCCATGGCGGTCAACGAGGAGAACGCGGCGGGCGGGCGCGTCGTCACCGCCCCCACCAACGGCGCGGCCGGCGTGATTCCGGCAGTGCTGCACTACTACGTGAAGTTCGTGCCCGGCGCCGACGAGG encodes:
- a CDS encoding L-serine ammonia-lyase translates to MSVSVFDLFKIGIGPSSSHTVGPMIAARQFAVAVQESVGLAPVHRVVVELFGSLAATGIGHGTDRAVLLGLAGYEPDRIDPDRIGPTVQAIRAGGQIDLLGTHRIAFIEKDHLLFRRKSLPFHPNGLSFHAHGAQGELLLTRTYYSVGGGFVVDEGGQRVLNSVAALDDGAAGSGVGLPHPYRTAADLLAQCAATGQSIAAVTLANEGHWHSSAHVRQRLLQIWQTMAGAVQRGCASHGSLPGPMRLQRRAGQLHQTLSGRAEEALRDPLSMLDWINLYAMAVNEENAAGGRVVTAPTNGAAGVIPAVLHYYVKFVPGADEDGIADFLLTAGAIGIIYKENASLSGAEVGCQGEVGVACSMAAGALAAVMGGTPAQVENAAEIGMEHNLGMTCDPVGGLVQIPCIERNAMGAIKAINAARMALRGNGTHMVSLDQVIKTMMQTGADMKSKYKETSRGGLAVNVVEC